A genomic window from Chlorobium phaeobacteroides DSM 266 includes:
- a CDS encoding PSP1 domain-containing protein — MSYVICSCLLADNTNVRLRLSQLLHNEIDRIYGDCDNEEPCSLCEIELQGCRRDFFENRTGGPLAIGEQVVVESDGGYDFGIVYSTGRITRKKVKLKGLDSNNVVWPTILRPADNEDMKLIEDCRRRQSDIRDICLKKIQKHALELKLVDVELRMDQQKLSVYYTSSHRVDFRNLVRDLAGEFKARIQMVQITTREEARRANAFGPCGCLLCCSSWLQKIHANPFAEKSNYHESACSESHAFNITGLCNRPKCCIGYTKQESSFQDNRQQVEFPPVGSRLSTPEGPAIVESIDTRKKLVCLFYQKGEMRRRFPIEKFNSLFIKK, encoded by the coding sequence ATGAGTTATGTTATATGCAGTTGTTTGCTTGCTGACAACACCAACGTACGACTCCGCCTTTCCCAGTTGCTGCACAATGAAATTGACAGAATTTACGGCGATTGTGATAACGAAGAGCCATGCTCGCTCTGTGAAATAGAGCTGCAGGGGTGCCGACGGGATTTTTTTGAAAACAGAACAGGAGGGCCCCTTGCCATTGGAGAGCAGGTTGTTGTCGAATCCGATGGAGGCTATGATTTCGGAATAGTTTACTCTACAGGAAGAATCACCCGAAAAAAAGTTAAACTCAAAGGTCTCGACAGCAACAATGTCGTATGGCCGACGATCCTTCGACCGGCTGATAACGAGGACATGAAGCTTATCGAGGATTGCAGAAGGCGTCAATCCGATATTCGTGATATCTGTCTGAAAAAGATTCAAAAACATGCGCTTGAACTCAAACTTGTTGACGTTGAACTTCGCATGGATCAGCAGAAGCTGTCCGTCTACTACACCTCATCGCACCGTGTCGATTTCAGAAATCTTGTAAGGGATCTTGCCGGTGAATTCAAGGCAAGAATACAGATGGTGCAGATCACTACCCGTGAAGAAGCTCGAAGAGCCAACGCATTCGGCCCTTGCGGTTGCCTGCTGTGCTGCTCAAGCTGGCTGCAGAAAATTCATGCAAACCCCTTTGCTGAAAAATCGAACTATCATGAAAGCGCATGCAGCGAAAGTCATGCTTTTAACATTACCGGATTATGCAACCGCCCGAAATGCTGTATCGGTTATACAAAACAGGAATCATCATTTCAGGATAACCGCCAGCAGGTTGAGTTTCCTCCTGTAGGAAGCCGGTTATCAACTCCGGAAGGTCCGGCAATTGTCGAAAGTATCGATACCCGCAAAAAGCTCGTCTGCCTCTTTTACCAGAAAGGAGAGATGAGAAGGCGGTTCCCGATAGAAAAATTCAATTCCCTGTTTATTAAAAAGTAA
- a CDS encoding lysophospholipid acyltransferase family protein — protein MLKVRRSRLYTLWFGWYSRRQFRRYFNSVRIVMQPGVRSMDNDTPVVFYCNHAYWWDGFWSQICTEVFFNQNLHIIIGLKELQKHRFFTRIGAFSLDRSNARSAVKTLDYAADLLTTPSSRQNALWIFPQGLIEHVDKRPLFFFRGTEGIVNRVLRTTSRIYLVSVVSRIEYVEEQKPELFLSFQEPWLIDRDDLPEHKNITDSMQKTTEFHLDALKTKIIQRQLDDFEMLLKGTDSVNRKVDKFRCFFRQSKGHRK, from the coding sequence ATGTTGAAAGTTCGTCGCAGCAGGCTCTATACCTTGTGGTTCGGATGGTATTCACGCAGACAGTTCAGACGATATTTCAACTCAGTTCGTATCGTTATGCAACCGGGAGTGCGTTCAATGGACAACGACACTCCGGTTGTTTTTTATTGCAATCATGCCTACTGGTGGGATGGATTCTGGTCCCAGATATGCACCGAAGTGTTTTTCAACCAGAACCTGCACATCATCATCGGCCTCAAGGAGCTTCAGAAGCACAGGTTTTTCACCCGTATCGGAGCATTTTCCCTCGATCGTTCAAATGCAAGAAGCGCTGTAAAAACCCTTGACTATGCCGCAGATCTGCTCACCACGCCATCCTCCCGACAGAATGCCTTGTGGATTTTTCCGCAAGGTCTCATCGAGCATGTTGACAAACGTCCTCTTTTTTTCTTCAGGGGAACCGAGGGTATTGTTAATCGAGTACTGCGAACAACATCTCGAATATATCTTGTTTCAGTTGTCAGCCGGATTGAATATGTTGAAGAGCAAAAGCCTGAACTTTTTTTATCGTTCCAGGAGCCTTGGCTCATTGATCGAGATGATCTTCCGGAACACAAAAACATTACTGACTCTATGCAGAAAACCACCGAGTTTCATCTCGATGCGCTGAAAACCAAAATTATACAAAGACAACTTGATGATTTCGAGATGCTGCTGAAGGGAACCGATTCCGTAAACCGGAAGGTTGATAAATTTAGATGTTTTTTCCGACAGAGTAAAGGACACCGAAAGTAG
- a CDS encoding pyridoxal phosphate-dependent aminotransferase has product MPTPSLPGEHLLTSRVLSMQESQTMRISGLASKMKAEGKNIVSLSAGEPDFPTPDHVNQAGIDAINAGFTRYTANSGIPELKKAIVEKFRRDNGLEFEENQIIVSNGGKQTLANTFLALCEEGDEVIVPAPFWVSFPEMVRLASATPVIVNTTLESGYKITPDQLEKAITPKTRILVLNSPSNPTGAVYSETEVRALMKVLEGRGIFVLSDEMYDMIVYGGVSAFSPARVTEMKAWVIVSNGVSKTYSMTGWRIGYLAGPKWLIDACDKIQSQTTSNPNAIAQKAAVAALTGDQRIVEERRAEFEKRRNFMYEALNSIPGFKTALPEGAFYMFPSISGVLGKTWGGRLLKDSADVAEYLLKDHLVATVPGDAFGAPENLRLSYAASIEALEEAVNRIRKAFS; this is encoded by the coding sequence ATGCCTACACCATCTCTCCCGGGAGAACACCTTTTAACCAGCCGGGTTCTCAGCATGCAGGAATCTCAGACCATGAGAATTTCAGGCCTTGCCAGCAAAATGAAAGCCGAGGGAAAGAATATTGTCAGCCTTTCAGCCGGTGAACCTGACTTTCCTACTCCTGACCATGTCAATCAGGCCGGCATTGATGCCATAAACGCAGGATTTACCCGTTATACCGCCAACTCGGGAATACCAGAGCTGAAAAAAGCCATCGTGGAAAAATTCAGACGAGACAACGGCCTTGAGTTCGAGGAAAACCAGATCATTGTCAGCAACGGAGGAAAGCAGACCCTCGCAAATACCTTTCTCGCTCTTTGCGAAGAGGGGGATGAGGTTATTGTGCCTGCCCCTTTCTGGGTAAGTTTTCCTGAAATGGTCCGTCTTGCCAGTGCGACTCCGGTAATTGTCAACACAACACTTGAATCAGGCTATAAAATCACCCCTGATCAGCTTGAAAAGGCTATTACCCCGAAAACAAGGATACTGGTGCTCAACTCCCCTTCGAACCCCACCGGAGCTGTGTACAGCGAAACCGAGGTCCGAGCACTGATGAAGGTGCTTGAGGGCCGCGGTATTTTTGTCCTTTCCGATGAGATGTATGACATGATTGTTTACGGCGGCGTCTCTGCATTTTCTCCGGCAAGAGTTACCGAAATGAAAGCCTGGGTCATTGTCAGCAACGGCGTATCAAAAACCTATTCCATGACAGGCTGGAGAATCGGCTACCTTGCAGGTCCTAAATGGCTTATCGACGCCTGCGACAAGATTCAGTCACAGACGACATCAAACCCGAATGCCATTGCTCAAAAAGCTGCGGTAGCGGCATTGACAGGAGACCAGCGGATTGTTGAAGAGCGCAGAGCTGAATTCGAAAAAAGGCGAAACTTCATGTACGAGGCGCTCAACAGCATTCCGGGTTTCAAAACAGCGCTGCCTGAGGGAGCATTCTATATGTTCCCCTCCATCAGCGGCGTGCTCGGCAAAACATGGGGAGGCAGGCTGTTGAAAGACTCGGCTGATGTTGCCGAATATCTTCTTAAAGATCACCTGGTAGCAACGGTTCCCGGGGATGCTTTCGGCGCACCGGAAAACCTCCGACTCTCCTATGCCGCATCAATCGAGGCACTCGAAGAGGCTGTTAACCGCATCAGAAAAGCGTTCAGTTGA
- the coaD gene encoding pantetheine-phosphate adenylyltransferase: MKRKAIYPGTFDPFTNGHLDVLDRALNIFDEVEVVIGENSQKKTLFTVNERLEMIREIVIEFPGVTVAVLHDGLLANYARQVEARAIVRGVRQVKDFEYEFQMSLLNRHLYPEVTTVFLMPNVKYTYVASSIIREVAMLGGDVSKFVHPCVLAMLHKKLQENKKSNS, translated from the coding sequence ATGAAACGCAAAGCCATTTATCCGGGAACATTTGATCCGTTTACCAACGGTCACCTTGACGTTCTGGATCGTGCACTGAATATCTTTGATGAAGTTGAAGTGGTTATTGGCGAAAACAGTCAAAAAAAAACACTCTTTACGGTTAATGAACGACTTGAAATGATCAGGGAAATTGTCATCGAGTTTCCCGGAGTAACCGTTGCGGTTCTGCATGACGGGCTTCTTGCCAATTATGCCCGACAGGTCGAAGCAAGAGCTATTGTTCGGGGGGTTCGACAGGTCAAGGATTTCGAGTACGAATTTCAGATGTCTCTGTTGAACCGCCATCTCTATCCGGAAGTGACCACGGTTTTTCTTATGCCTAATGTCAAGTATACCTATGTTGCATCATCGATCATCAGAGAGGTTGCCATGCTTGGCGGTGACGTAAGCAAATTTGTACACCCCTGCGTTCTGGCCATGCTTCATAAAAAACTACAGGAAAACAAAAAAAGCAACTCATAA
- the rsmD gene encoding 16S rRNA (guanine(966)-N(2))-methyltransferase RsmD has product MQIIAGKYKGNKIRRTDTLAVRPCSSRVKKSLFDTLSARMDFEGSIVLDLFAGFGSLGFEALSRGSEFVYFVDQHTDALKSMKSTALHLGVTDKSSIVNSDVTAFLDRTTEQFDLVFCDPPYTWPDYELLIEKITAKSVLSEEGILLIEHKTHLNFKHLPSYSFHKDYGMTRVTFFHH; this is encoded by the coding sequence GTGCAGATTATTGCAGGAAAATATAAGGGGAATAAAATCCGAAGAACCGACACCCTTGCCGTTCGCCCATGCAGCAGCCGGGTAAAAAAGTCATTGTTTGATACGCTCTCTGCAAGAATGGATTTTGAGGGAAGTATTGTACTCGATCTTTTTGCCGGCTTCGGTTCTCTTGGATTTGAAGCTCTCAGCAGAGGCTCGGAGTTCGTCTATTTTGTCGATCAGCATACCGATGCCCTCAAATCGATGAAATCAACAGCATTGCACCTTGGCGTCACTGACAAGAGCTCTATTGTGAATTCAGATGTAACAGCTTTTCTTGATCGCACAACAGAACAGTTCGACCTTGTATTCTGCGATCCGCCCTATACCTGGCCTGACTATGAACTGCTTATTGAAAAGATCACCGCCAAAAGTGTCTTGTCTGAAGAAGGCATATTGCTCATCGAGCACAAAACGCATCTGAATTTCAAGCATCTGCCATCATACTCTTTTCACAAAGATTACGGCATGACAAGAGTAACTTTTTTTCATCACTGA
- a CDS encoding transketolase → MAKDIKTYPHDKKGELLELASIDQLDMMAIQVRRDIVRMLSMANSGHTGGSLGMADIFTALYFRLIKHDPHNFWKQDDQDLVFLSNGHIAPVWYSVLARSGYFPLHELNSLRQISSYLQGHPTSEAKLPGIRIASGSLGQGLSAAAGAALGLRLDNKNNDIYCLMGDGECQEGQIWEAAMSAAHYDLGNLIGIVDCNSLQIDGEVQSVMSLEPFGDKWRAFGWEVYHCDGNDIEDVIASISRIRDRDDRKSPAVLLATTIMGKGVPFFEGSMPDKSNWHGKPPSQDDAEKALAILGETVFGDF, encoded by the coding sequence ATGGCAAAAGATATAAAAACCTATCCACATGATAAAAAAGGCGAGCTTCTTGAGCTTGCTTCGATAGATCAGCTTGACATGATGGCTATCCAGGTCAGAAGAGATATCGTGCGAATGCTCAGTATGGCAAACTCCGGTCATACCGGCGGATCTCTTGGCATGGCTGACATTTTCACCGCGCTCTATTTCAGACTTATCAAGCACGATCCTCATAATTTCTGGAAACAGGACGATCAGGATCTGGTGTTTCTTTCCAATGGCCATATTGCTCCGGTATGGTATAGCGTTCTTGCCAGATCAGGCTATTTCCCTCTCCATGAGCTGAACTCATTGCGTCAGATCAGTTCCTACCTGCAAGGACACCCCACCTCTGAAGCGAAGCTCCCCGGTATAAGAATCGCATCGGGCTCACTCGGTCAGGGTCTTTCTGCTGCCGCCGGCGCTGCTCTGGGGCTCAGACTTGACAACAAAAACAACGACATATACTGCCTCATGGGAGACGGGGAGTGTCAGGAAGGTCAAATCTGGGAAGCTGCTATGAGTGCCGCACATTACGATCTCGGAAATCTGATCGGCATTGTTGATTGCAACAGTCTTCAAATCGACGGCGAGGTACAAAGTGTCATGAGCCTTGAGCCTTTTGGCGATAAATGGCGAGCCTTCGGATGGGAGGTTTACCATTGCGATGGCAACGATATTGAGGATGTTATCGCCTCGATCAGTCGTATCCGTGACAGGGATGATCGCAAAAGTCCCGCTGTGCTTCTGGCAACAACGATAATGGGTAAAGGGGTACCTTTCTTTGAAGGCTCCATGCCCGACAAGAGCAACTGGCATGGAAAACCACCATCACAGGATGATGCGGAAAAAGCGCTTGCCATTCTTGGCGAAACCGTCTTTGGCGATTTTTAA
- a CDS encoding DedA family protein — MLEPVIDYLQHADPFSVYVFLFLIAFLENVIPPIPGDIAVAFIGYMIHSSKLSFTATVLWASLGSTSGFMLLYMLSRRLGLKLYAVGESTAQHRLSQSVHRFFPPSDMETLRRKFSTHGYLAVLFNRFLLGSRAVISVMTGLMHLNPFLVLLASLASATLWNILLLYGGLLLGRNWQEIGRYAIMYSFPVTAIFVVLLFFSVRKFMKERKQGDH; from the coding sequence ATGCTTGAACCGGTTATAGACTATCTGCAGCATGCCGACCCGTTTTCGGTCTACGTATTTCTTTTTCTTATTGCCTTTCTTGAAAACGTCATCCCGCCAATACCGGGAGATATTGCCGTCGCATTTATCGGCTACATGATCCATTCCAGCAAGCTCTCATTTACCGCTACTGTCTTGTGGGCATCACTCGGATCAACATCCGGCTTCATGCTGCTCTATATGCTCAGCCGCCGTCTCGGCCTCAAGCTTTACGCCGTAGGAGAAAGCACAGCGCAACACCGTCTCTCACAAAGCGTGCACCGTTTTTTTCCGCCTTCCGACATGGAGACGCTGCGCCGGAAATTCTCAACGCACGGCTACCTTGCCGTCCTCTTCAACCGTTTTCTTTTGGGTTCAAGAGCAGTCATTTCGGTTATGACCGGCCTCATGCACCTTAACCCCTTTCTGGTGCTGCTTGCTTCTCTTGCCAGCGCTACGCTGTGGAACATCCTGCTGCTGTATGGCGGGCTTCTCCTTGGCAGAAACTGGCAGGAGATCGGTCGCTATGCCATAATGTACAGTTTTCCTGTCACTGCGATTTTTGTCGTTTTGCTCTTTTTTTCAGTCCGGAAATTCATGAAGGAAAGAAAGCAGGGAGATCATTGA
- the purC gene encoding phosphoribosylaminoimidazolesuccinocarboxamide synthase: protein MTKTTLLHEGKAKKVFLTDQSDLVIQEFKDDATAFNNKKKGTIADKGVVNNAISCRLFTLLEEHGIRTHLVEKLSDRDMLCKRLDIIKVEVVVRNIAAGSLVKRYGFKEGFVLQEPLVEFYLKDDDLDDPLMNDFHAVALGVATSEELAILRSRAEAINLVLRQFFADRKLKLVDFKLEFGRHKNEILLGDEISPDTCRFWDLDTNEKMDKDRFRFDMGGVENAYSEVQKRVLELD from the coding sequence ATGACAAAGACAACTCTTCTTCATGAAGGCAAGGCAAAAAAGGTTTTTTTAACCGATCAGAGCGACCTGGTGATACAGGAGTTCAAAGACGACGCAACCGCCTTCAATAACAAGAAAAAAGGAACAATAGCCGACAAAGGCGTCGTAAACAACGCTATTTCGTGCAGGCTTTTCACTCTGCTTGAAGAGCATGGCATCCGCACTCATCTGGTTGAAAAGCTTTCGGATCGTGATATGCTCTGCAAGCGCCTTGATATCATCAAGGTTGAAGTTGTCGTTCGCAATATCGCTGCCGGTTCACTTGTAAAGCGTTATGGATTCAAAGAGGGCTTCGTGCTTCAAGAGCCGCTTGTTGAGTTTTATCTGAAAGACGACGATCTTGATGACCCGCTGATGAACGACTTCCATGCCGTTGCGCTTGGTGTAGCCACCTCTGAAGAACTGGCGATACTCAGAAGCCGTGCAGAGGCAATCAACCTCGTGCTCAGGCAATTTTTCGCTGATCGAAAACTGAAACTTGTTGACTTCAAGCTCGAGTTCGGACGTCACAAGAACGAGATTCTGCTTGGTGATGAAATAAGCCCTGATACCTGCAGATTCTGGGACCTTGATACCAACGAAAAAATGGACAAGGATCGGTTCCGGTTCGATATGGGCGGAGTAGAAAACGCATACAGCGAGGTACAGAAACGAGTGCTCGAACTCGACTGA
- a CDS encoding endonuclease/exonuclease/phosphatase family protein yields the protein MKKTLSTVFLFLSVILFTAFSSSAKAGAGDSLLVMWWNAENLFDSINDPAVDDDDFTPEGKFRWTEKKLQLKLMRVQHLFNAINSHPQYSAYPDIIAFAETENKKVFAKAIGVIKSGGYKMVYHESGDPRGIDIGLAFNSRKVVFKASKAYQIPVDDKPSRPVIVAEFSVFSHPFHIVLNHWPSRAFDIRWTEPKRIGAATVVRHIADSLLQKNSKADIIIMGDFNDEPENRSLKKVLGSSFDASAVQASRGRLFYNCWADCRGIGSYFYRGHWEKIDQILVSGGLFDRKGLWLPENAFHCFAFSGMMDEGGKKLWPTYEKGVYKGGYSDHLPLLLMIRTQR from the coding sequence ATGAAGAAAACCCTTTCCACTGTTTTTCTCTTTTTAAGCGTGATATTGTTCACAGCTTTTTCTTCATCGGCCAAAGCGGGAGCAGGGGACTCGCTGCTTGTCATGTGGTGGAATGCGGAAAATCTCTTTGATTCCATTAACGACCCGGCTGTTGACGACGATGACTTTACGCCGGAAGGGAAGTTTCGCTGGACTGAAAAAAAACTGCAACTCAAGCTCATGCGTGTTCAGCATCTTTTCAATGCAATCAATTCTCATCCACAGTATAGCGCTTATCCTGATATTATTGCTTTTGCTGAAACGGAAAACAAAAAAGTTTTTGCAAAAGCCATAGGTGTGATTAAATCCGGTGGCTATAAAATGGTTTATCATGAATCCGGTGATCCAAGGGGGATCGATATCGGGTTGGCTTTCAATTCCCGGAAAGTCGTTTTCAAAGCATCCAAGGCTTATCAGATTCCTGTTGACGACAAGCCATCCCGACCGGTTATCGTTGCGGAATTTTCCGTTTTCAGCCATCCCTTTCATATTGTACTCAACCATTGGCCATCGAGGGCGTTTGATATCCGATGGACTGAACCCAAACGAATTGGTGCGGCAACGGTCGTACGTCATATCGCAGACAGCCTCCTGCAGAAAAACAGCAAGGCAGATATCATCATCATGGGGGATTTTAACGATGAACCGGAAAACCGCTCGTTGAAAAAGGTACTCGGCTCATCCTTTGATGCCTCTGCGGTTCAGGCATCACGCGGCAGGCTCTTTTATAACTGCTGGGCTGATTGCCGTGGTATTGGAAGTTACTTCTATCGCGGTCATTGGGAGAAAATAGACCAGATTCTTGTTTCCGGCGGTTTGTTTGATCGAAAGGGGCTCTGGCTGCCGGAAAACGCTTTCCACTGTTTTGCCTTTTCGGGTATGATGGACGAAGGTGGCAAAAAGCTTTGGCCGACCTATGAAAAAGGTGTCTATAAAGGAGGCTATTCCGACCATCTGCCGCTTCTGCTTATGATACGAACGCAGCGATAA
- a CDS encoding DUF1848 domain-containing protein: MIISASRRTDIPAFYGKWFMNRLQAEEVLVRNPLNYRQVSRISLSPRSTEALVFWTKNPENFLPFLPEIEALGHRYYVLFTLTPYDTTLEPRIGNKEMVLETFRKLSRLIGPERVIWRYDPVILTDVYTFDYHVESFNRLSEKLSGFTKQCIISFLDDYRKVRRNMQEIRYLLPKNQLMEALTSRFADAGKKQGMTISTCCEKIDLQHLGIQNSRCIDHELIGRLTGRPYSGIRKNKSRRNGCGCAESRDIGSYNTCLYGCLYCYAVSGHTGAASNVQRYDPSSPMLCDSLRGDETIVSPVTQRKKRMNVSDSGLSENDLFAQHQQNLSA; encoded by the coding sequence ATGATTATCAGCGCAAGCAGAAGAACCGACATTCCTGCTTTTTATGGAAAGTGGTTTATGAACCGGTTGCAGGCGGAGGAGGTGCTTGTGCGAAACCCGTTGAATTACCGGCAGGTATCGAGAATTTCCCTTTCCCCTCGCTCGACAGAGGCCCTTGTTTTCTGGACAAAAAATCCTGAAAATTTTCTGCCCTTCCTGCCAGAAATCGAGGCTCTCGGCCATCGGTATTACGTTCTCTTTACCCTCACCCCCTACGACACAACACTGGAACCCCGCATCGGCAACAAAGAGATGGTTTTGGAAACCTTCAGAAAACTCTCTCGCCTCATCGGGCCTGAAAGAGTGATCTGGCGCTACGACCCGGTCATCCTGACCGATGTCTATACATTCGACTATCACGTGGAGTCGTTCAACAGGCTGTCTGAAAAACTTTCAGGCTTTACGAAACAATGCATCATAAGCTTTCTTGACGACTACAGAAAAGTCAGAAGGAACATGCAAGAGATCAGGTATCTCCTGCCCAAAAATCAGTTGATGGAGGCACTCACCTCACGATTTGCCGATGCTGGCAAAAAGCAAGGCATGACGATCTCTACCTGCTGTGAAAAAATTGATCTGCAGCACCTCGGCATCCAAAACAGCCGATGTATTGATCATGAACTGATCGGAAGACTTACCGGTCGACCGTACTCCGGCATCCGAAAAAATAAAAGCCGGAGAAACGGATGCGGATGCGCGGAAAGTCGGGATATCGGAAGCTACAACACCTGCCTGTACGGCTGCCTGTACTGCTATGCTGTTTCCGGTCACACCGGGGCCGCCTCAAACGTTCAGCGTTACGACCCATCGTCCCCTATGCTGTGCGACTCACTGCGGGGAGATGAAACCATCGTATCCCCTGTCACCCAAAGGAAAAAACGGATGAACGTTTCGGATTCCGGATTATCGGAAAATGATCTGTTTGCTCAGCATCAGCAGAACCTTTCTGCTTGA
- a CDS encoding helix-hairpin-helix domain-containing protein, which produces MNPAKVSRDHAKFLTDLPNIGKAMADDLRLIGIHEPAELAGRCPLEMYRDLCRVTEKLHDPCVIDVFMSITCFMSGGDPLPWWSFTEERKRLFGIKKSTE; this is translated from the coding sequence ATGAATCCGGCAAAAGTATCAAGAGACCATGCCAAATTTCTGACCGATCTGCCGAACATCGGCAAGGCAATGGCCGACGATCTTCGACTGATCGGCATTCATGAACCGGCTGAACTTGCCGGTCGATGCCCGCTTGAGATGTATCGCGATCTTTGCCGGGTAACCGAAAAACTGCATGACCCCTGCGTGATCGATGTATTCATGTCAATAACATGCTTTATGTCGGGAGGCGACCCACTTCCCTGGTGGTCATTTACCGAAGAGCGCAAACGTTTATTTGGCATAAAAAAATCGACGGAATGA
- a CDS encoding winged helix-turn-helix domain-containing protein, whose protein sequence is MSDHNNKGRQQDVKALPRRVDERLNLSRHKEVKPSRLHDEVHRIVYELEARQLELEMQQENMLQSKEEMECLLKRYVEHYDIAPHSYMTISREGSILEANLTAAKNLGQDRALLKGDLLEKFIADKDRPVFKAFLERVFRGQTNAFCEVKLFNNQASQARGSAEADRYETVIEERMVRFDAALSNDGEECYIYITVSDRGSQNELEGQNTFFTDRLKDDIADMPDSDKVDFNYQLFDSVIHTRIRLAALSYLYTVKQACFVEIRDKIKASDGSLSVHMRMLESAGYISCDKEFLARKPQTVYRITPLGHDAFLKYSDIVFSLIAKKQEAS, encoded by the coding sequence ATGAGTGATCATAATAACAAAGGACGTCAGCAGGATGTCAAAGCATTGCCCCGAAGGGTTGATGAACGCCTTAATTTGTCCAGGCACAAGGAAGTAAAGCCCTCCCGCCTGCATGATGAAGTCCACAGGATCGTTTATGAACTGGAAGCGCGTCAGTTGGAACTTGAAATGCAGCAGGAGAATATGCTCCAGAGTAAAGAGGAGATGGAGTGCCTTCTGAAGCGTTATGTGGAACATTACGATATTGCTCCTCACAGCTATATGACAATTTCCAGAGAGGGTTCCATACTTGAAGCTAACCTGACTGCGGCAAAGAATCTCGGTCAAGATCGAGCCTTGTTGAAGGGTGACCTTCTGGAAAAATTTATTGCTGATAAAGATCGCCCGGTTTTCAAGGCATTTCTGGAAAGGGTTTTCCGCGGACAAACAAACGCATTCTGTGAAGTCAAGCTTTTTAACAATCAGGCTTCGCAAGCCAGAGGATCAGCAGAAGCCGATCGGTATGAAACCGTTATTGAAGAGCGTATGGTTCGGTTTGATGCCGCCTTAAGTAATGATGGTGAGGAGTGTTACATTTATATTACCGTTTCGGACAGAGGTTCTCAAAACGAGCTTGAGGGGCAAAATACTTTTTTTACGGATAGATTGAAGGACGATATCGCCGATATGCCTGATAGTGATAAGGTCGACTTTAATTATCAGTTGTTTGATTCTGTTATTCATACAAGAATACGCCTGGCAGCGCTTTCCTATCTTTATACGGTTAAACAGGCTTGCTTTGTCGAAATCAGAGACAAAATCAAGGCTTCAGACGGTAGTTTAAGTGTTCATATGCGGATGCTTGAGTCTGCGGGATATATCAGTTGCGATAAGGAGTTTCTGGCACGCAAGCCGCAAACCGTCTACAGGATAACTCCGCTTGGTCATGATGCGTTTCTGAAATATTCGGATATTGTTTTTTCGCTTATCGCAAAAAAACAAGAGGCATCCTGA
- a CDS encoding pyruvoyl-dependent arginine decarboxylase, which translates to MSFVPEKIFFTKGVGRHKEYLSSFELALRDAKIEKCNLVTVSSIFPPKCRRISVDEGLALLSPGQITFVVMARNSTNEYNRLIAASVGVAIPADDTQYGYLSEHHPLGESAEQCGEYAEDLAATMLATTLGIEFDPNKDWDEREGIYQMSGKIINSYNITQSAEGENGLWTTVISCAVLLP; encoded by the coding sequence TTGTCATTTGTCCCTGAAAAAATCTTCTTCACAAAAGGTGTAGGAAGACACAAAGAGTATCTATCCTCATTCGAGCTTGCCCTGAGAGATGCAAAAATCGAAAAATGCAACCTCGTAACTGTTTCAAGTATCTTTCCTCCAAAATGCCGGCGCATCAGCGTTGATGAGGGATTGGCCCTGCTCTCTCCAGGTCAGATAACCTTTGTCGTCATGGCCCGTAACTCAACCAATGAATACAATCGCCTGATTGCCGCATCAGTCGGTGTTGCCATACCGGCCGATGACACGCAGTACGGCTATCTCTCGGAACACCATCCGCTTGGAGAATCTGCAGAACAGTGCGGTGAATATGCTGAAGACCTCGCCGCAACCATGCTGGCAACAACCCTCGGCATTGAGTTTGACCCAAACAAGGACTGGGACGAACGTGAAGGCATCTACCAGATGAGCGGTAAAATTATCAACTCATACAACATCACACAGTCAGCAGAGGGTGAAAACGGCCTCTGGACAACCGTGATCTCATGCGCCGTTCTTCTTCCATAA